A genome region from Altererythrobacter aquiaggeris includes the following:
- the dcm gene encoding DNA (cytosine-5-)-methyltransferase: MPVLDRRTEFARLRECAGLPIEEAAQLLHVTERTIRRYETPGSRGTDPSPLAMDFVRRMAQAAARANFVDREKPAFRFIDLFAGIGGLRRPFEEIGGKCVFTSEWDRWSRKTYAANYPDNPFDHEFAGDIRPYADEPWKVPEHDVLLAGFPCQPFSIAGVSKKNALGRPHGFLCDTQGTLFYDLAKIIAHHQPKAFLLENVKNLERHDRGRTFATIMHVLTQELGYKVQYRVISSAPWVPQKRERVFIVGFREETGFSFDDLKLPESRQPVLGDILEDNVDAKYTLSEHLWGYLQGYKEKHAKKGNGFGYSVFGPGDVSRTLSARYHKDGSECLVLQPGNRPRRLTPRECARLMGFDEPQGSDFIIPVSDTQAYRQFGNAVVVPVVRAVARIMAPHIVGEPAATDAFSEQVREPAHAHG, from the coding sequence ATGCCCGTGCTTGATCGCCGAACCGAGTTTGCCAGACTGAGGGAATGCGCCGGATTGCCGATTGAGGAGGCAGCACAGCTGCTCCACGTAACCGAACGAACAATCAGACGCTACGAGACTCCGGGATCACGCGGAACAGATCCATCACCGCTGGCGATGGATTTCGTTCGCCGCATGGCACAGGCCGCTGCGCGTGCGAACTTTGTGGACCGCGAAAAGCCAGCTTTCCGTTTCATCGACCTCTTCGCAGGTATCGGAGGTTTGCGCAGGCCGTTCGAGGAGATTGGCGGAAAGTGCGTGTTCACCTCCGAGTGGGATCGCTGGTCACGCAAGACTTATGCCGCCAACTATCCTGATAACCCCTTCGATCACGAGTTCGCGGGCGACATCCGGCCCTATGCCGACGAGCCTTGGAAGGTTCCCGAGCATGATGTTTTGCTTGCCGGTTTCCCTTGCCAGCCATTCTCGATTGCCGGGGTCTCGAAGAAGAACGCGCTTGGTCGACCTCACGGTTTCCTGTGCGATACGCAAGGAACGCTTTTCTACGACCTCGCCAAGATCATCGCCCATCATCAGCCCAAAGCATTCCTGCTCGAAAACGTGAAAAATCTCGAGCGGCACGACCGGGGCCGGACTTTCGCCACCATCATGCATGTTCTCACACAGGAGCTCGGCTACAAGGTCCAGTACCGTGTGATCAGTTCCGCGCCCTGGGTTCCGCAGAAGCGCGAGCGCGTGTTCATTGTCGGTTTCCGGGAAGAGACAGGTTTCAGCTTCGATGACCTGAAATTGCCCGAGAGCCGCCAACCCGTGCTGGGCGACATTCTGGAAGACAATGTTGACGCCAAGTATACGCTGAGCGAGCATCTGTGGGGCTACTTGCAGGGGTACAAGGAGAAGCACGCAAAGAAGGGTAATGGCTTCGGCTATTCCGTCTTCGGTCCCGGCGACGTATCGCGTACGCTCTCGGCGCGCTATCACAAAGACGGGTCCGAATGCCTGGTTCTGCAACCTGGTAACCGGCCCCGCAGGCTGACACCGCGCGAGTGCGCGCGCCTCATGGGTTTCGACGAACCGCAAGGCAGCGACTTCATTATCCCCGTTTCTGACACGCAAGCCTATCGCCAGTTCGGCAATGCCGTGGTGGTGCCGGTAGTCCGCGCTGTTGCCAGGATCATGGCCCCCCATATTGTGGGCGAGCCCGCTGCGACAGACGCTTTCAGCGAACAGGTTCGCGAACCGGCTCACGCCCATGGCTGA
- a CDS encoding enoyl-CoA hydratase/isomerase family protein produces the protein MTEHLKIHTHGKVGHISLNRPKALHALTLDMCHAMSAALAGWADDDSVEAIILDHAEGRGFCAGGDINLLRKSALEDGGKTGREFFHDEYQLNHQMMTYDKPIVCFMDGITMGGGVGIAMPAKFRVATENTRFAMPETGIGLFPDVGGGWHLSRLGGRLGQFLALTGARLDGAECLWAGIATHYLPSEMLADAKARIIEKPDRISGVLSEMVGSPPKARIEDNALKIAKHFASDKYEDILASLEAEDSEWAQKERDTLGTKSPQTCKVALRQLAQSAALTDFADNMRMEYRIASRVLTRPDFAEGVRAVIVDKTNDPKWNPPTPEEVSDELLDAIFAALPAGEEWVPLAK, from the coding sequence TTGACCGAACATCTGAAAATTCACACGCACGGCAAAGTGGGGCATATCTCGCTGAACCGCCCCAAGGCGCTGCATGCGCTCACGCTGGATATGTGCCACGCGATGAGCGCAGCACTGGCCGGATGGGCGGATGACGACAGCGTCGAGGCTATTATCCTCGATCATGCCGAGGGACGCGGGTTTTGCGCGGGCGGCGATATCAATCTGCTGCGCAAATCGGCGCTGGAAGATGGCGGCAAGACCGGCCGCGAGTTCTTCCATGACGAGTATCAGCTCAACCACCAGATGATGACATATGACAAGCCCATCGTGTGTTTCATGGACGGTATCACCATGGGCGGCGGCGTGGGTATTGCCATGCCCGCAAAATTCCGCGTTGCGACGGAAAACACGCGCTTTGCCATGCCCGAAACAGGGATCGGCCTGTTCCCCGATGTGGGCGGCGGCTGGCATCTTTCGCGCCTGGGCGGACGGCTTGGCCAGTTCCTTGCCCTGACAGGTGCGCGGCTGGACGGTGCGGAATGCCTGTGGGCCGGCATCGCAACGCATTATTTGCCTAGCGAAATGCTCGCCGATGCCAAGGCGCGGATCATCGAAAAGCCTGACCGGATTTCGGGCGTGCTGTCCGAAATGGTCGGATCGCCGCCGAAAGCGCGGATCGAGGATAACGCGCTGAAAATTGCGAAGCATTTCGCATCGGACAAATATGAGGATATTCTTGCCAGCCTCGAAGCCGAAGATTCCGAGTGGGCGCAGAAGGAACGCGATACGCTGGGCACCAAAAGCCCGCAGACCTGCAAGGTTGCGCTGCGGCAATTGGCGCAAAGCGCCGCGCTGACCGATTTTGCCGACAATATGCGGATGGAATACCGCATCGCCAGCCGTGTGCTGACGCGCCCCGATTTCGCAGAGGGCGTACGCGCGGTAATCGTGGACAAGACCAATGATCCCAAATGGAACCCGCCGACACCCGAAGAAGTCAGCGACGAATTGCTGGACGCGATCTTCGCAGCCCTGCCAGCTGGTGAAGAATGGGTTCCACTTGCAAAGTAG
- a CDS encoding tyrosine-type recombinase/integrase: protein MALNDVAIRALKPKERAYTKADGSGLCIEIAVSGSKLWRFRYRFARKARNLSFGPYPEVSLKEARRRRDEARALLRDGVDPGVERQRAKLIAELSVANTFQAVAEEYIEQKLVRDGKAPVTIEKNRFFLRHLKAIADRPVAEIEAPEIFAVLKRLEGQRKHETAKKCRAFASRVFKYAVVTARAKADPAALLGGALIAPKVKHRAAIVEPVKVGQLLRDIDAYQGAPITRLALQIAAHVMVRPGELRQAMWDEFDVEARIWRVSQGRMKMRRAHAVPLSDQVLNHLSELQQFSGPGGFIFPAFHTTRRPMSENTMNMALRRMGYASCIGPVETVADFSLARKAFIIEALAS, encoded by the coding sequence ATGGCGCTAAACGACGTTGCCATTCGCGCGCTGAAGCCCAAAGAGCGAGCTTATACCAAAGCCGACGGGAGCGGTCTTTGCATCGAGATCGCAGTCAGCGGCTCTAAGCTGTGGCGTTTTCGTTATCGTTTCGCACGAAAGGCCAGAAACCTGTCGTTCGGCCCCTACCCCGAAGTTTCGCTCAAAGAGGCGCGACGACGGCGCGACGAAGCCCGTGCTCTGTTGCGGGATGGTGTTGATCCCGGCGTAGAGCGTCAGCGTGCCAAGCTCATCGCCGAATTGAGCGTGGCCAATACGTTTCAGGCGGTCGCCGAAGAGTATATTGAACAGAAGTTGGTCAGGGATGGGAAAGCTCCCGTCACGATCGAGAAAAACAGGTTCTTCCTGCGTCACCTGAAAGCCATCGCTGACAGGCCCGTCGCGGAAATTGAGGCTCCGGAGATCTTTGCGGTCCTCAAACGCTTGGAGGGGCAACGCAAACACGAGACGGCGAAGAAGTGTCGCGCCTTCGCGAGCCGGGTTTTCAAATATGCCGTGGTCACGGCGCGCGCCAAGGCCGATCCCGCTGCGCTGCTCGGGGGCGCCCTTATCGCTCCCAAGGTGAAACATCGCGCTGCGATCGTCGAACCTGTGAAAGTCGGCCAACTGCTGCGCGACATAGACGCCTACCAAGGCGCGCCCATCACTCGCTTGGCGTTGCAAATTGCTGCGCACGTCATGGTGAGGCCCGGCGAATTGCGGCAAGCAATGTGGGACGAGTTCGATGTGGAAGCGAGAATCTGGCGCGTTTCGCAGGGGCGAATGAAGATGCGTCGCGCCCATGCCGTGCCGCTGTCGGATCAGGTGTTAAACCACCTAAGCGAGTTGCAGCAATTCAGTGGGCCCGGTGGCTTCATCTTTCCGGCATTCCACACCACTCGCCGTCCGATGAGCGAGAACACCATGAACATGGCATTGCGTCGCATGGGTTACGCGTCTTGCATCGGTCCAGTCGAGACAGTCGCTGATTTCAGCTTGGCTCGCAAAGCATTCATCATCGAGGCGCTGGCCTCGTAA
- a CDS encoding cupin domain-containing protein, with the protein MIEPAPPLANFDTDRFLREYWQKKPLLIRQAFPAWDNPLAPDELAGLACEDTAESRLITQNGDGWKLEHGAFTEDRLQRLDRQGWTLLVQAVDHFVPEVAALLEQFRFIPNWRIDDVMVSLAPDGGGVGPHFDQYDVFLLQGLGSRRWQIGGPCDDASKLIPHGDLRLLADFRPLDEWVLEPGDMLYVPPGIAHNGVAASDDCMTYSIGFRAPSVADLIGSWADDLLDTIEDDERYRDGAMAGQANPGEITPEAVNRLHSLITSRLCDREAFAAWFGGYNTAPKYPDVDWQPYGQLTPDGLGAMLAGGARILRNPASRFAYIRGGQGGVTLFVDGTGYECSDQTAPFAERLCAGLTCQPNSDEAQSPAVRKLAALLHNGGSIAFEEDA; encoded by the coding sequence ATGATCGAACCAGCACCCCCTCTTGCCAATTTCGACACTGACCGATTCCTGCGGGAATACTGGCAAAAAAAGCCGCTGCTGATCCGCCAGGCCTTTCCGGCGTGGGATAACCCGCTCGCGCCTGACGAGCTTGCCGGCCTGGCGTGCGAGGATACTGCCGAATCGCGGCTGATTACGCAGAACGGCGATGGTTGGAAGCTGGAACACGGTGCATTTACAGAGGACCGTCTGCAGCGCCTTGACCGGCAGGGCTGGACCTTGCTGGTCCAGGCGGTGGATCATTTCGTCCCCGAAGTCGCTGCCTTGCTCGAACAATTCCGGTTTATTCCCAACTGGCGGATTGACGATGTGATGGTCAGCCTCGCGCCGGACGGGGGCGGTGTGGGGCCGCATTTCGACCAGTATGACGTGTTCCTGCTGCAGGGGCTTGGCAGTCGCCGCTGGCAGATCGGCGGGCCGTGCGATGACGCCAGCAAACTGATCCCGCATGGTGATCTGCGCCTGTTGGCGGATTTCCGGCCGCTTGACGAATGGGTGCTGGAACCAGGCGATATGTTGTATGTTCCGCCCGGCATCGCGCATAACGGGGTCGCGGCCAGCGATGATTGCATGACCTACTCGATCGGATTCCGGGCGCCATCCGTGGCTGATCTGATCGGTAGCTGGGCTGATGATCTGCTTGATACCATCGAGGATGACGAGCGTTACCGTGACGGCGCCATGGCGGGGCAAGCCAATCCGGGCGAAATCACACCGGAAGCGGTCAACCGGTTACACAGCCTGATCACCAGCAGACTTTGCGACCGCGAGGCATTTGCCGCATGGTTCGGCGGATACAACACTGCGCCCAAATATCCAGATGTCGATTGGCAACCTTATGGGCAGCTGACGCCTGATGGGCTGGGCGCCATGTTGGCCGGCGGGGCGAGGATATTGCGCAATCCAGCCAGCCGTTTCGCCTATATTCGCGGCGGGCAGGGCGGGGTAACGCTGTTCGTGGACGGCACCGGATATGAATGCAGCGATCAAACCGCGCCGTTTGCCGAGCGGCTGTGTGCGGGATTAACCTGTCAACCGAACTCGGATGAGGCGCAGTCGCCCGCAGTGAGGAAACTGGCCGCGCTACTTCACAATGGCGGCAGCATTGCCTTCGAGGAGGACGCTTGA
- a CDS encoding type II restriction endonuclease: protein MTEQFDLFTEDDSGLLAELLRTSRELFVKKLSNNDRDWARLTNKHQGGVYVPPAQRDSGFFPPLVAKERDDPEADEIREAWFQTDWPQYGIERKTRLVHYTSKGPETHMTRVPKEAFAELSPASWLIMSKADEHGEPRYICLTVDSASDDATVLLDTLSIDAAFTAGILDPAAAIARERDEILDFAEEVALAWLAGEIASFANNRAAMPATAELAQLARANFLDRYKLPSLNPFELEFPGDAVREISRKIEWDLFREFQRRERGVELVRIVLGDDPIKIDMKGVVRRLVDATGAVDRLMLSASQQRKSRAGYSFEHHIEAMLEAGNIPFAKQVVMDAKKRPDFVLPSLVHLKKPYEGAQRGLILSAKTTLRERWKQVQREMGGSDLFLATVDESIAANAIEDMASMGINLVVPETLKKSRDTEYVRHDNVLDFATFFRGELQVKRLPAWA from the coding sequence ATGACTGAACAGTTTGATCTTTTCACAGAAGATGACAGCGGCCTTCTTGCAGAGCTGCTGCGCACATCACGCGAACTCTTCGTCAAGAAGCTGTCCAACAACGATCGCGACTGGGCGCGGCTGACAAACAAGCACCAAGGCGGTGTCTACGTCCCGCCTGCGCAGCGCGACAGCGGCTTCTTCCCGCCTCTTGTCGCCAAGGAACGAGACGACCCGGAAGCCGATGAAATAAGGGAAGCGTGGTTCCAGACCGATTGGCCGCAGTACGGCATCGAAAGGAAGACCCGCCTGGTGCACTACACCAGCAAGGGCCCGGAAACCCACATGACGCGGGTGCCCAAAGAGGCTTTTGCCGAATTGTCTCCTGCTTCGTGGCTCATCATGTCGAAGGCGGACGAACACGGCGAACCGCGCTACATTTGCCTGACGGTCGATTCCGCCTCTGACGACGCAACCGTCCTCCTCGATACACTGAGTATCGATGCCGCTTTCACGGCAGGGATCCTCGATCCGGCAGCTGCGATCGCGCGCGAACGTGACGAGATACTGGACTTCGCAGAAGAAGTGGCGCTGGCTTGGCTCGCAGGCGAGATCGCCAGTTTTGCGAACAATCGGGCAGCAATGCCCGCGACTGCAGAACTCGCCCAGCTAGCGCGTGCAAACTTTCTTGATCGCTACAAGCTCCCTTCACTCAATCCTTTCGAGCTGGAGTTTCCTGGCGACGCAGTCCGGGAGATCAGCCGCAAGATCGAGTGGGACCTCTTCCGCGAATTCCAGCGCCGGGAGCGCGGAGTCGAACTGGTTCGTATTGTGCTCGGCGATGATCCGATCAAGATTGACATGAAGGGCGTCGTTCGGCGTCTGGTCGACGCAACCGGCGCGGTCGACCGCCTGATGCTTTCGGCCAGCCAACAACGCAAGTCACGCGCCGGATACTCGTTCGAGCACCACATCGAGGCCATGCTTGAAGCGGGCAACATTCCCTTCGCCAAGCAGGTCGTAATGGACGCGAAGAAGCGACCTGATTTTGTGCTTCCATCGCTTGTCCATCTCAAGAAGCCGTACGAAGGCGCGCAGCGCGGACTTATCCTTAGCGCGAAGACGACGCTTCGCGAGCGCTGGAAACAGGTCCAGCGAGAAATGGGCGGCAGCGACCTGTTTCTCGCAACGGTCGATGAATCGATCGCGGCCAATGCGATCGAGGATATGGCATCGATGGGCATCAACCTTGTCGTGCCGGAAACCCTCAAGAAATCGAGGGACACCGAGTACGTTCGCCATGACAACGTGCTCGACTTCGCCACGTTTTTTCGCGGGGAATTGCAGGTGAAGCGTTTGCCTGCCTGGGCCTGA
- a CDS encoding very short patch repair endonuclease produces the protein MADVVSPAVRSRMMAGIRGKNTKPEIIVRRGLHALGFRYRLHDHKLPGKPDLVLTARRAVIFVHGCFWHGHDCHLFKWPSTREDFWKAKITRNRENDRRHSAALKEAGWRQATVWECSVKGKTRLAEGEPLRLLADWLRSDQASIDIEGQNTSGRSADD, from the coding sequence ATGGCTGATGTGGTCTCCCCGGCTGTCCGCAGCCGGATGATGGCCGGAATCAGGGGCAAGAATACAAAGCCGGAGATTATCGTCCGGCGCGGATTGCATGCGCTCGGCTTCCGCTATCGCCTTCACGACCACAAGCTGCCTGGAAAGCCGGACCTTGTCCTCACGGCGAGACGGGCGGTAATCTTCGTACACGGCTGTTTCTGGCATGGCCACGACTGCCATCTCTTCAAGTGGCCTTCGACACGGGAGGACTTCTGGAAGGCCAAGATCACCCGAAACCGCGAGAACGATCGTAGGCATTCTGCGGCACTGAAAGAGGCTGGCTGGCGTCAGGCGACTGTCTGGGAATGCAGCGTCAAGGGAAAAACGCGTTTAGCCGAGGGAGAACCGCTCAGGCTGCTCGCGGACTGGCTTCGATCCGACCAGGCGTCTATCGACATCGAAGGACAAAACACGTCCGGACGGAGCGCAGATGACTGA
- a CDS encoding cupin domain-containing protein, whose product MTKPPRRIVTGHDASGRAVFQEDGAPLREIALGEGDAVTRFFEIWNTRETPARIDRASGEPREDGVVLAPPANGTRIRVVDFPPEDATITEMSADEARERFAEIGAADASRRGDEGSPHALMHRTQTVDYGIVMEGEITLILDTEERIVSAGDIVVQRGTNHGWANRSGKMCRVVFVLIDGAFEDGLG is encoded by the coding sequence TTGACCAAACCCCCACGGCGCATCGTCACCGGCCATGATGCCAGTGGCCGCGCGGTTTTTCAGGAAGACGGGGCACCGCTGCGCGAAATCGCCTTGGGCGAGGGCGATGCGGTAACGCGCTTTTTCGAGATCTGGAACACCCGCGAAACGCCGGCCAGGATCGACCGCGCTTCAGGTGAACCGCGCGAAGACGGGGTCGTGCTTGCTCCGCCCGCAAACGGCACGCGCATCCGGGTCGTGGATTTTCCGCCGGAAGATGCCACGATTACCGAAATGAGCGCGGACGAGGCCCGCGAAAGGTTTGCCGAAATCGGCGCCGCTGACGCCTCGCGCCGCGGTGATGAAGGGTCGCCGCATGCGCTGATGCACCGGACTCAAACGGTTGATTACGGGATCGTGATGGAAGGCGAGATCACGCTGATCCTCGATACCGAGGAGCGGATTGTCAGCGCGGGGGATATTGTGGTCCAGCGCGGTACCAATCACGGCTGGGCGAACCGTTCGGGCAAAATGTGCCGGGTGGTTTTTGTGCTGATCGACGGCGCGTTCGAGGACGGCTTGGGCTGA
- the mmsB gene encoding 3-hydroxyisobutyrate dehydrogenase, giving the protein MKIAFIGLGNMGGGMAANLVQAGHTVRAFDLSEVALGQAKKAGCETYATAKEAVSGVDAVVSMLPNGGIVSRVYTTDVIGHAPTEAILLDCSTIDVATARQVAETAANNGYAMVDAPVSGGIAAANGGTLTFMVGGSAAAFARAKPILSAMGKAVIHAGDAGAGQAAKICNNMLLAIHMIGTAEAFTMAQKLGLDPQTFYDISSVSSGQNWSMTSYCPLPGVGPQSPADNGYEGGFATALMLKDLKLAMEAAHTADANTPLGSHAKALYEDFAEENGTKDFSAIITSL; this is encoded by the coding sequence ATGAAGATCGCCTTTATCGGTCTGGGCAATATGGGCGGCGGGATGGCTGCCAATCTGGTCCAGGCGGGCCATACCGTGCGCGCGTTCGATCTTAGCGAGGTTGCGCTGGGCCAGGCCAAGAAAGCCGGCTGCGAGACGTATGCCACAGCCAAAGAAGCCGTGTCCGGCGTCGATGCGGTGGTATCGATGTTGCCCAATGGCGGGATCGTGAGCCGGGTTTATACCACCGATGTAATCGGCCATGCGCCGACCGAAGCGATCCTGCTCGACTGTTCGACTATCGATGTGGCAACCGCGCGTCAGGTGGCCGAAACCGCCGCCAACAATGGCTATGCCATGGTCGATGCGCCCGTTTCAGGCGGCATTGCAGCGGCAAACGGCGGCACACTGACTTTCATGGTCGGCGGATCTGCCGCAGCATTCGCCCGCGCCAAACCGATTCTGTCGGCTATGGGCAAAGCGGTAATCCACGCGGGCGATGCGGGCGCTGGCCAGGCGGCTAAAATCTGCAACAATATGCTGCTGGCAATCCACATGATCGGCACAGCCGAAGCGTTCACCATGGCGCAGAAACTGGGGCTCGATCCGCAAACCTTTTACGATATCAGTTCGGTCAGTTCGGGCCAGAACTGGTCGATGACCAGCTATTGCCCGCTCCCCGGCGTCGGGCCGCAAAGCCCCGCTGACAATGGCTATGAAGGCGGCTTTGCCACCGCGCTGATGCTGAAGGATCTGAAACTGGCGATGGAAGCGGCGCATACGGCAGATGCCAATACTCCGCTGGGGTCGCACGCGAAGGCACTTTACGAAGATTTTGCCGAGGAGAACGGCACAAAGGACTTCTCGGCAATCATCACGTCGCTTTGA
- a CDS encoding enoyl-CoA hydratase-related protein, protein MASYETITTETRGAVTIVTLNRPKALNALNSQVLDELIDAFAAFEADDSQRCAVLTGSGDKAFAAGADIKEMADKAAADFYLEDFFAKWTSHLVKAVRKPWIAAVNGFALGGGCELAMMADFIIASDQAKFGQPEIKLGVAPGMGGSQRLTRAVGKSKAMEMCLTGRMMGGEEAERSGLTARTVPHDELMTEALKTATAIAAMPPMAAMVNKEMVNAAFETGLDQGVVTERRLFQILTASEDRAEGMAAFIEKREGTWKGR, encoded by the coding sequence ATGGCTAGCTACGAAACGATCACCACCGAAACCCGCGGCGCGGTGACCATCGTCACACTGAACCGGCCCAAGGCGCTCAACGCGCTTAACAGTCAGGTGCTGGACGAACTGATCGATGCTTTTGCCGCATTCGAAGCAGATGACAGCCAGCGCTGCGCGGTTCTGACCGGATCGGGCGACAAGGCGTTTGCCGCCGGTGCCGACATCAAGGAAATGGCCGACAAGGCTGCTGCCGATTTCTATCTGGAGGATTTTTTCGCCAAATGGACCAGCCATCTGGTCAAGGCTGTACGCAAGCCGTGGATCGCAGCGGTCAACGGTTTTGCGCTGGGCGGCGGGTGCGAACTGGCGATGATGGCAGACTTCATCATCGCCTCGGATCAGGCGAAATTCGGTCAGCCTGAAATCAAGCTGGGCGTGGCCCCCGGCATGGGCGGCAGCCAGCGCCTGACACGCGCGGTTGGCAAGTCCAAAGCGATGGAAATGTGCCTGACAGGCCGGATGATGGGCGGGGAGGAAGCCGAACGTTCGGGCCTTACCGCGCGCACCGTACCGCATGACGAATTGATGACCGAAGCGCTCAAAACCGCCACCGCCATTGCCGCAATGCCGCCAATGGCTGCGATGGTGAACAAGGAAATGGTCAACGCCGCCTTCGAAACCGGGCTGGATCAGGGCGTTGTAACCGAACGCCGCCTGTTCCAGATATTGACTGCCAGCGAAGACAGGGCCGAAGGCATGGCCGCATTCATCGAAAAACGTGAAGGCACATGGAAGGGCCGCTAG
- a CDS encoding DUF3768 domain-containing protein → MTAGTLSRSERIARLNDRARQAMGLACVAVATEGFRALPEQDQSRVRELIETFDAFTPDNDPYGERDFGAIYQNGEGHWTTMRPARPAETVFWKIDAYDRDSQFGSDDPANPAVTRRVLTIMLASEY, encoded by the coding sequence ATGACAGCTGGCACTCTTTCCCGCAGCGAGCGGATTGCCCGGCTCAATGATAGGGCACGGCAGGCGATGGGCCTGGCCTGCGTTGCCGTGGCAACCGAGGGGTTCCGGGCCTTGCCCGAGCAAGATCAGTCGCGAGTGCGCGAGCTGATCGAGACCTTCGACGCCTTCACGCCGGATAACGATCCTTATGGCGAGCGCGATTTCGGGGCGATCTATCAGAATGGCGAAGGTCACTGGACGACCATGCGACCAGCGCGGCCTGCCGAAACCGTGTTCTGGAAGATCGATGCATACGACCGCGACTCGCAGTTCGGCAGCGATGACCCCGCCAACCCCGCCGTTACCCGGCGGGTGCTGACGATTATGCTGGCCAGCGAATACTGA